The Pagrus major chromosome 1, Pma_NU_1.0 genome includes the window AAATTTAACTTGAAGATTTATGATCATGTTCATCTGAATACAAAACTCACGTGCCTCATCTACAAATCAAGTCCTGCAGATTTATTACCCTCGTGACCCTTTGGCTGAACTGCAGTTCAatatagaaaatcacaaaaggcTCAAAGTTGGGATTTGACTGAACACGTGTCTGtacttcaccttcatcttcataCGCTTCGTTCTGTCTTTCTACGAGAGGAAAATCTGCTCAATCTTACAGGCTAACGTTCATTTTCTTATCACCAAACATACAGACtttgtgaaacattttctgcCTTCAACTGTAAATTCATCAAACCAAGTTTTAAAACTGATTCGTACTGTTTTTATCAAGTGGATACGTTTGATCACAAGGAAAAGAAATTGTTCAAAAATGCTAGAAATCTCACTGGAGTTTTGCTCGACATTTTTTCATCCTTACAgaatgaaaggaagaaaaaaatctaaatgtataAACGCTGACTGAGCCAAAAAAAGCTGAATCTCCTTCTTCTGTCACAGCAGCAAGGCAGGAAaccattttcaaaacaaaatctcaAGTATAATCTTCAGAAGTCCGATTAGAATTGTCCAAAAGATCGACTCCTCTTCCTGAAagtcctcctctgctgcctgagGGGATTTCTTTTGCTTGTGTCCGTCTTCTGAAGTGTATGAGCCCTTATCGAACGGGTCCTGAGGAACCGTCTGATCGTAAAACACTCGCATTTCAAATTCGCTCTCCTTGTGAGACGGGTGGCCATAAATGCCGATGCCCACGGGCCTCGCGAAGTCCCCCGGCACCACCACCACATCCTGCCCGCAGgtgacagactgcagcttgtagGTGTCGAAGCTCGGTCGCAGGGTTTTGTCCGACACGTAGAGGTCCGCGTCCCCCTTGAGGCTTTGCATATGAAGGATGATTCGTCCATCGTGGTTGAGGCGCAGGTAGCTGTAGTTTCCGGCCCCGATGTGGCCCTGAACCACATGAAGCAGCACCCACTCTTCGGGGACGTTGTCGTCCTCTGAGGGGCTCAGGAAGCCTCTGACCTGGGACAGCAGGAGGGCGACGACCACAGCGCTGCAGCTCAGCATCATGGTGAAGgcatctgtcagtcagtcaccGCCTGGACGACACCAGACAGCCTGACAACAAGACGAGAAGCATTATAAAGCAGCGTCACGGTACATTTaataagaaaacattaaacTAAGGCGGCAAAGAGCGGTTACTCCAGCTGAGAGTGAATACGAGTAAAGCTGCTGGTCCTGATGACATCCCTGGCCACGTACTTGAAACGTGACTTTTTTAACATATCACACTCACAGGAGACCCTCCAGAGCTGTGTCTCCaccataaaaatatttttttatgtagcaTAAAGGTACTCCAACCTGCACTGTGTCGAGAATAACCTActcaaaattaaatgaaacttGGATGTTGTCTTTAAAATGCAACTCAACTGGCTCAACCAAcaagccaaaacacaaagatattcagttttatAAAAGCATCAGTCAGTCAATAATCTCTTGATAGATTATTCAGTTAATCGTCATAtttgtcaaaacatttctgtggctGCATTATTCAGGAAGAAACTAATTAAATCTGCCACAAAAGATGTTTGATCCTGTGCACTGCTCGTTATTTGGATCCTTGACAACAATGACTCTTCCCGGGGTTCATTCCTGAGATGGGCTGTGAAAACCCACCAAACAGGATCCCATGAATGAAAACCAGTAAAACAGTAAGTAAAACCCAACAAGGCATTTATATGCTGACACATTACCGTGTCAAAGATGTACGGTACACACAGTCAGACTAACTGAAAACATAGAATGAAGACTAATAAGTCAGACAAGAGTTATCGTGTCAAATCAAGCCGTGAGTCTCACTTCAAAGTCGAGACTCGATGGCTGATTATCGGGGCAATAtgtagctttttaaaaatgtaattagtaATTAGGCTCTGATCCAGCAAAGCAAAGCaactcaaaattgtacataagttcagtacttgagtaaattgtagttgGTTACATCCCATCATTGCTTTTTCTCAACTTTGAGacaaagatgttttatttttcctgttaaTGTGCATCAGTTACAATTATCAGTTATTGGTCTAATGGATTATTGATAATCTgtatcagtatcagccctgaaaaaccACATCGGCCGACcattaaaggtcctatttgtaagaaaagttgtgGGGTTTTAAGACGGGTTGGTCGACATCCcaaagtgtgtttttcctcacaAATAGGCCCTTCAATGACAATCATTAACCACGTTACTTGTGACTTTTGAAACAGGATATGGTCCAAACACATGTGTAAGGAGTGCGTCAGTGGTTAATGATTAGGTGGTGTATTTGACAGGAAATGCTTTAGTTAATGTGTCAGAGTCAGGATGAGGttacatcatgtgccacattaACATGTCTGGATTAACCTGTTATCGGGACTAACTTGATGAAACAGACAGGACCCAGGCCTGTGGGTTTCCTGCCAAGGTGCAGACTTAACTATCTTGTCCAGCAGCCAAATGACCAGCCAGTGTTATCAAGTGTCAAATCTTCTGGCTGGTGAGTGAAGTAAAAACCTACCAtccatttacatgtttttaccAGCATTTAGCTCGAGGATGGTGCTAATTGTGTGTCCCGTTTCCTGCTAATGAGTGAAACATATTAACCTGCATGTACTTAAGCTGCTAACACACTGTGCTCGTCGTCAGAGTCCAGTGAAAGCCGAGTCTCAGACGGACTGACCCAAAGCGGCAGAGCTAAAAATAAACCGCTCGGGCTCATCTGAACCGGTGAGTCCGACCCGAGGACAGATCCGACTCACGTTCACTTCAAACATCAGCTCCATGACTTTTAAACCAGACACGTGAGAGAAACGTTGTATTAAAAAACAGTCCTGGTTTGTATGAACACGTTGATCTCGTTAACATGAGtttaatgctaacatgctaacacgaCACCTGCAGCGGTTTCTACACGTCTACAACCCAACAGTTcaacaaatatacacacaaataagTTGCTCTCCAAATAATTAAGTGTTTTTAGCCATTTATCTGTTGGCTCACTTTGTGCACAGCAGTGAGGAGACCGGTGTTAGCTTGAGCTGACAGCAAGCTGCTTACTTACTTAACTAGCTTagcttcctcacacacacacagtccagttAGCCGTCACGCAGCTAACGTCGCTGCTAGCTTGTTCAGTTCGCGCTGAAACCGCTCAAGTTTCCAAACAAACGGAAGCGGCGGAACAACTTAAAACCTGACGACGAAGTCACGAATTAATCACCAGACGTGTGTTAATAAGCTGCTTAAGGCTCCACTTCGTTTACTTACACAGCTGCCATTTCCTCACCAGCATCTTCGTCCACACAGCAACCTGCTGGAAActaagttcacttcttcactTCCTTTTCCTCTGACTCGTTAACAGAGCGCCGCTCACCGCCGCCACCCACCGGCGACACACGGCAACTGCAGCCACCAGGTTACAATTAAAActcctgcatgtgtttgttttttttttttaaatctgacagACTGAATCAAATGACCGACAGAAACAATACATCAAGGATAAGGTAATATGATGCAATGATTTTATgtcttaaaataatatataattaatataatgatGGATATTTAAAGGTTATGGCCACACAATCCATCACAATATTACCAAAATTGCAATATCCAAATaataaaagctgtatttacttACCTTTCTATTCATTCTACTATGCATTTACTTCCCCTTTTTATcttccatttcttttcatttttcacatttgttgtgGAGTACGAAACTCCCCATTGGCATGTGGGTGACTAGATACTGACTGAATCTTCAATTTTGGGtgagctgttcctttaa containing:
- the c1h6orf120 gene encoding UPF0669 protein C6orf120 homolog, which translates into the protein MMLSCSAVVVALLLSQVRGFLSPSEDDNVPEEWVLLHVVQGHIGAGNYSYLRLNHDGRIILHMQSLKGDADLYVSDKTLRPSFDTYKLQSVTCGQDVVVVPGDFARPVGIGIYGHPSHKESEFEMRVFYDQTVPQDPFDKGSYTSEDGHKQKKSPQAAEEDFQEEESIFWTILIGLLKIILEILF